In a genomic window of Gadus chalcogrammus isolate NIFS_2021 chromosome 17, NIFS_Gcha_1.0, whole genome shotgun sequence:
- the LOC130370317 gene encoding endonuclease domain-containing 1 protein-like, protein MPVPERGACVFRSPAVDHLLRSLLLPMLLLLLLPAGRAAVVGDFNQVQHCKDFLYMGTPPRGYLSSDSFTKICQHYEDQPRYVTLYDTRRHIPIYSAYTFKKSDGEKTVDLPWMFEPQLVSDKGSSNMTPFGQSSSAYTPPDLEDSQATLEDYAEAIRYERGQLNPVGHQADPSDKASTYTLTNVVPQTRELAGSWAQHQWLIRKRLNNFCGGRAFVVTGVTDSGSTVRRGNVDRVAVPDYVWSAYCCANFDRNAPYSERYKFPAFAAYGPNDQANSQVLEVPLKSLEKFLAGRMAVNHNFQLFHNDCMSGG, encoded by the exons ATGCCTGTACCAGAGCGCGGTGCTTGCGTGTTTCGCTCGCCAGCCGTCGACCACCTGCTGCGCTCCTTGCTGCTcccgatgctgctgctgctgctgctgccggcggggcgggcggcggtggtgggggaCTTCAACCAGGTCCAGCATTGCAAGGACTTCCTCTACATGGGCACCCCGCCCCGCGGCTACCTCAGCTCCGACTCCTTCACGAAGATCTGCCAGCATTACGAGGACCAGCCCCGCTACGTCACTCTCTATGATACCCGCAGACACATCCCCATCTATTCAGCGTACACCTTCAAGAAGTCCGACGGGGAGAAGACGGTGGACTTACCCTGGATGTTTGAGCCTCAG CTGGTTTCAGACAAGGGTAGCAGCAACATGACGCCCTTTGGCCAGTCCTCCTCCGCCTACACCCCCCCGGACCTGGAGGACAGCCAGGCCACGCTGGAGGACTACGCCGAGGCCATCCGGTACGAGCGGGGCCAGCTGAACCCTGTTGGCCACCAGGCCGACCCCTCGGACAAGGCCTCCACCTACACCCTCACCAACGTGGTCCCCCAGACCAGGGAGTTGGCGGGGTCCTGGGCGCAGCACCAGTGGCTCATCCGCAAGCGCCTCAACAACTTCTGCGGCGGGCGGGCCTTCGTGGTGACGGGGGTGACCGACTCCGGCAGCACCGTCCGCAGGGGGAACGTGGACCGGGTGGCCGTCCCCGACTACGTGTGGTCGGCCTACTGCTGTGCTAATTTCGACCGCAACGCGCCGTACTCTGAGCGCTACAAGTTCCCGGCGTTCGCGGCGTACGGCCCCAACGACCAGGCCAACAGCCAGGTGCTGGAGGTGCCGCTGAAGAGCCTGGAGAAGTTCCTCGCTGGCAGGATGGCAGTGAACCACAACTTCCAGCTCTTTCACAATGACTGCATGTCAGGCGGCTAG
- the si:dkey-85k7.11 gene encoding endonuclease domain-containing 1 protein isoform X1 — MGRKEAALPGSSAAPDHGGGMPLFKACLLSLQLLMGPSLAVASVFLSFRDCSHFFHKRTPPLVVHGASLKSICQRFRDKARYATLYDGGRRLALYSAYVFKKSDGQGRADTPWMYEPQLVSEDGGDNMRELPLSDDALALEDSQAVLEDYTDAAGYERGPLNPDQHQAEPDDKSSTYTLTNVVPLATAFLDACWNPYLDAIRRRLNNFCHGNSYVVTGATVSGSAALWRERRERVAIPKHLWLAYCCPWFDRNSPHEVRFMFPSYGSYALNQATGNEVVEVPLKDLESFLTHQTDVDHDLAVFPKGCLAEDLFKRGKRQNP; from the exons ATGGGGAGAAAGGAAGCAGCACTCCCTGGCAGTAGTGCTGCTCCAGACCACGGTGGTGGGATGCCGCTGTTCAAAGCCTGTCTTCTGTCCCTCCAGCTGCTGATGGGGCCCAGCCTCGCGGTCGCCAGCGTGTTCCTCAGCTTCAGGGACTGCAGCCACTTCTTCCACAAGCGCACTCCCCCGCTCGTCGTCCACGGGGCTAGCTTAAAGAGCATCTGCCAGCGGTTCCGGGACAAGGCGCGCTACGCTACCCTGTACGACGGCGGCCGCCGCCTGGCGCTCTACTCCGCCTACGTCTTCAAGAAGTCGGACGGACAGGGCCGGGCGGACACGCCCTGGATGTACGAGCCGCAG TTGGTCTCAGAGGACGGCGGAGACAACATGAGAGAGCTTCCCCTCAGTGACGACGCCCTGGCACTGGAGGACAGCCAGGCCGTGCTGGAGGACTACACCGACGCCGCGGGCTACGAGAGGGGTCCCCTGAACCCCGACCAACATCAGGCCGAGCCCGACGACAAATCCTCCACCTACACGCTGACCAACGTGGTGCCGCTAGCCACCGCCTTCCTGGACGCCTGCTGGAACCCCTACCTCGACGCCATCCGCCGCCGCCTCAACAACTTCTGCCACGGGAACTCCTATGTGGTCACCGGGGCGACCGTGTCGGGGTCGGCGGCGTTGTGGcgggaaaggagggagagagtggcgATCCCCAAACACCTGTGGCTGGCGTACTGCTGTCCGTGGTTTGACCGCAACTCGCCGCACGAGGTGAGGTTCATGTTTCCCAGCTATGGGAGCTACGCACTGAACCAAGCGACGGGTAACGAGGTGGTCGAGGTCCCGCTCAAGGACCTGGAGAGCTTTCTGACGCACCAGACCGACGTGGACCACGACCTGGCCGTGTTTCCTAAGGGCTGCTTGGCTGAAGACCTCTTCAAACGTGGGAAAAGGCAGAATCCATGA
- the LOC130370037 gene encoding endonuclease domain-containing 1 protein-like — translation MLSWTQAVLVWLAMVSGAVLGTVEQELSPECRRFLYKGTPPTGLERRSLRNICQRYNQKARYLTLYDTEGHIPVYSAYTFKRSEGNSQNDVPWMYEPQLSLLTETGEMQPFPRRYTPMNFEDAQAVLEDYTNAILYERGALNPNAHQAQPDDKAATYTLTNVVPQTWEFSAQAWKPQEQVIRKRLNNYCHGTAYVVTGVITSGRMIRRQNINRVAVPAYMWSAYCCVDYDRNAPFNERYRFPVFGHYGINDREGGEVVELSVQKLEEFIKKTTFVEKNFQIFTDGCVAPAIQLAEN, via the exons ATGTTATCTTGGACGCAGGCGGTCCTCGTGTGGCTCGCCATGGTGAGCGGAGCGGTGCTGGGCACGGTGGAACAGGAGCTGTCCCCGGAGTGCAGGAGGTTCCTGTACAAGGGCACCCCGCCGACGGGCCTGGAGCGCCGCTCCCTGAGGAACATATGTCAGCGGTACAACCAGAAGGCTCGCTACTTGACCCTGTACGACACGGAGGGACACATCCCCGTCTACTCCGCCTACACCTTCAAGCGCTCCGAGGGCAACAGCCAAAACGACGTCCCGTGGATGTACGAGCCGCAG CTCTCGTTGCTCACCGAAACCGGGGAGATGCAGCCCTTCCCGCGCAGATACACGCCCATGAACTTCGAGGACGCCCAGGCGGTGCTGGAGGACTACACCAACGCCATCCTGTACGAGCGAGGCGCCCTGAACCCCAACGCGCACCAGGCGCAGCCCGACGACAAGGCGGCCACCTACACCCTGACCAACGTGGTGCCCCAGACCTGGGAGTTCAGCGCGCAGGCCTGGAAGCCCCAGGAGCAGGTGATCCGGAAGCGACTGAACAACTACTGCCACGGCACGGCCTACGTGGTGACGGGGGTGATCACGTCAGGGAGGATGATCCGCCGGCAGAATATCAACCGAGTGGCGGTGCCCGCGTACATGTGGTCGGCGTACTGCTGCGTCGACTACGACCGCAACGCGCCGTTCAACGAGCGCTACCGCTTCCCCGTGTTCGGCCACTACGGGATCAACGACCGGGAGGGCGGCGAGGTGGTGGAGCTCTCCGTCCAGAAGCTGGAGGAGTTCATCAAGAAGACAACCTTTGTGGAGAAGAACTTTCAGATCTTCACGGACGGCTGCGTCGCACCTGCTATACAGTTGGCGGAAAATTAA
- the ufsp1 gene encoding inactive Ufm1-specific protease 1, with product MHTTGVLIRQHERQKTMWKASTKPELKIVARSPHGLITNQLHSCLTDTPNPNADYNRTKIRLTEMNNTAAIDWGTDHNPGLTNGSESLLRRVHSGLDPPDSRCSIVSGDYLYYHYGCDGQDDRGWGCGYRTVQTMASWLCFSCESGRPPPSLPDIQQSLVSMGDKEDSFRGSRGWIGTFEASLVLDFFYDVPCRVVHVRGGGAELEEVAVQELHRHFETHGSPVMMGGDRDNSSKGILGVCSGKHGSSVLVVDPHYYGKPLDKTELQTHGWVRWIKVSFLDQCSFYNLCLPLTGKRHV from the coding sequence atgcacacaacagGTGTCCTTATCAGACAACATGAGCGACAGAAAACCATGTGGAAGGCATCCACAAAACCGGAACTTAAGATCGTTGCGAGGTCTCCACACGGACTAATAACAAATCAACTCCACAGTTGTTTAACAGACACACCGAACCCTAACGCTGACTATAATCGTACGAAAATAAGGTTAACCGAGATGAACAACACAGCAGCAATCGACTGGGGGACAGATCACAACCCGGGTTTGACCAACGGGTCCGAGTCCTTACTGAGACGGGTCCACTCCGGGCTCGATCCGCCGGATTCGAGATGCTCCATAGTGAGCGGAGACTACCTCTACTACCACTACGGCTGTGACGGCCAGGACGACCGAGGTTGGGGATGCGGCTACCGCACCGTGCAGACCATGGCCTCCTGGCTGTGCTTCAGCTGTGAGTCAGGTCGACcccctccgagcctcccggacATCCAGCAGTCCCTGGTCTCCATGGGCGATAAAGAGGACTCGTTTAGGGGGTCCCGGGGATGGATCGGGACGTTTGAAGCGTCGCTCGTTCTCGACTTCTTCTACGACGTGCCGTGCAGGGTGGTGCATGTGCGGGGTGGCGGtgcggagctggaggaggtggccgTCCAGGAGCTCCATCGGCACTTTGAGACGCACGGGTCCCCGGTGATGATGGGAGGGGACAGGGACAACTCGTCTAAAGGGATACTGGGAGTGTGTAGTGGGAAGCATGGGAGCAGTGTTTTGGTAGTTGACCCGCACTACTACGGAAAGCCGCTGGACAAAACTGAGTTGCAAACGCACGGTTGGGTTCGTTGGATAAAAGTTTCGTTCCTTGACCAATGCTCTTTTTACAATTTGTGTCTTCCACTCACTGGGAAGAGACACGTTTAA
- the LOC130370319 gene encoding zona pellucida sperm-binding protein 3-like has protein sequence MSPLSYPLSAITREGFTAPRSSSTNQQGESVILEAGVEAPQHTSLRVYVDHCVASSSPEPLESPGYEFINNHGCLMDSLVPGSSSAFLPRRRDDRLLFSIPTFPFLHYSGIQMYISCHLRATLATKAPDSQNKACFFHSPTFSWRPAEGSVEICACCNSNDCSDAEGERERPPHWGERVVRATVGPLQRIGRSH, from the exons ATGTCACCACTCTCATACCCGTTGAGTGCCATTACAAGAG AAGGCTTCACCGCTCCACGTAGTTCCTCCACTAACCAGCAGGGGGAGTCGGTGATCCTCGAGGCAGGTGTGGAGGCCCCGCAACACACATCGCTCAGGGTGTACGTCGACCACTGTGTTGCGTCATCCAGCCCCGAACCCCTTGAATCCCCTGGCTACGAATTCATCAATAATCACGG CTGTCTCATGGACAGTTTAGTTCCGGGCTCCTCATCTGCGTTTCTACCAAGGAGGCGAGACGACCGGCTCCTCTTCAGTATCCCCACCTTCCCCTTCCTGCACTACTCTGGGATCCAG ATGTACATCAGCTGTCACCTTAGGGCCACTCTGGCTACAAAGGCACCAGACTCTCAGAACAAGGCCTGCTTCTTCCACAGCCCAACCTTCAg cTGGCGCCCGGCTGAAGGCAGCGTGGAGATCTGTGCGTGTTGTAACTCTAACGACTGTTCAGAcgcagagggcgagagagaacgTCCTCCGCATT GGGGGGAGCGGGTGGTGCGAGCCACGGTGGGGCCCTTGCAGCGTATCGGCCGGTCCCACTGA
- the si:dkey-85k7.11 gene encoding endonuclease domain-containing 1 protein isoform X2: MGPSLAVASVFLSFRDCSHFFHKRTPPLVVHGASLKSICQRFRDKARYATLYDGGRRLALYSAYVFKKSDGQGRADTPWMYEPQLVSEDGGDNMRELPLSDDALALEDSQAVLEDYTDAAGYERGPLNPDQHQAEPDDKSSTYTLTNVVPLATAFLDACWNPYLDAIRRRLNNFCHGNSYVVTGATVSGSAALWRERRERVAIPKHLWLAYCCPWFDRNSPHEVRFMFPSYGSYALNQATGNEVVEVPLKDLESFLTHQTDVDHDLAVFPKGCLAEDLFKRGKRQNP; this comes from the exons ATGGGGCCCAGCCTCGCGGTCGCCAGCGTGTTCCTCAGCTTCAGGGACTGCAGCCACTTCTTCCACAAGCGCACTCCCCCGCTCGTCGTCCACGGGGCTAGCTTAAAGAGCATCTGCCAGCGGTTCCGGGACAAGGCGCGCTACGCTACCCTGTACGACGGCGGCCGCCGCCTGGCGCTCTACTCCGCCTACGTCTTCAAGAAGTCGGACGGACAGGGCCGGGCGGACACGCCCTGGATGTACGAGCCGCAG TTGGTCTCAGAGGACGGCGGAGACAACATGAGAGAGCTTCCCCTCAGTGACGACGCCCTGGCACTGGAGGACAGCCAGGCCGTGCTGGAGGACTACACCGACGCCGCGGGCTACGAGAGGGGTCCCCTGAACCCCGACCAACATCAGGCCGAGCCCGACGACAAATCCTCCACCTACACGCTGACCAACGTGGTGCCGCTAGCCACCGCCTTCCTGGACGCCTGCTGGAACCCCTACCTCGACGCCATCCGCCGCCGCCTCAACAACTTCTGCCACGGGAACTCCTATGTGGTCACCGGGGCGACCGTGTCGGGGTCGGCGGCGTTGTGGcgggaaaggagggagagagtggcgATCCCCAAACACCTGTGGCTGGCGTACTGCTGTCCGTGGTTTGACCGCAACTCGCCGCACGAGGTGAGGTTCATGTTTCCCAGCTATGGGAGCTACGCACTGAACCAAGCGACGGGTAACGAGGTGGTCGAGGTCCCGCTCAAGGACCTGGAGAGCTTTCTGACGCACCAGACCGACGTGGACCACGACCTGGCCGTGTTTCCTAAGGGCTGCTTGGCTGAAGACCTCTTCAAACGTGGGAAAAGGCAGAATCCATGA